The Actinomyces viscosus genome segment GATCTCCAGGCCCTGGACGATCTTCCACTCGCCGTTCTCCGAGGTGCAGGGGAAGGAGGAGATGATGCCCTCGGGCACGCCGTAGGAGCCGTCGGACATGACCGAGGAGGAGGTCCAGGCCCCGGAGGTGCCCAGCACCCAGTCGTGCACGTGGTCGATGGCGGCAGAGGCGGCAGAGGCCGCCGAGGAGGCGCCGCGGGCGTCGATGATGGCGGCGCCGCGCTTGGCGACGGTCGGGATGAAGTCGTCCTCGACCCAGGTGCGGTCGGCCAGGATGTCGGTGACGGGAGCGCCCTTGACGGTGGCGTGGGTCAGGTCGGGGTACTGGGTGGAGGAGTGGTTGCCCCAGACGGTGACCTTGTCGATGTCGGTGACGTGGCAGCCGGCCTTGGTGGCCAGCTGGGCCAGGGCGCGGTTGTGGTCCAGGCGGGTCATGGCCGTGAAGCGCGAGGCGGGGATGTCGGGGGCGTGGGAGGCGGCGATGAGGGCGTTGGTGTTGGCGGGGTTGCCCACGACGAGAACCTTGATGTCGTCGGCGGCGCCGGCGTTGAGCGCCTCGCCCTGAGGACCGAAGATGCCGCCGTTGGCGGAGAGCAGGTCGGCGCGCTCCATGCCGGCCTTGCGAGGCATCGAGCCCACGAGGAAGGCGATGTTGGCGCCTTCGAAGGCGGCCTTGGCGTCATCGAAGATGTCGACGCTGCCCAGGGTCGGGAAGGCGGAGTCGAACAGCTCCATGGCGGTGCCCTCGGCGGCCTTGACGGCCGGCGGGATCTCCAGCAGGCGGAGGTTGACGCGCTGGTCCGGGCCGAGCAGGGCACCGGAGGCGATGCGGAACAGCAGCGCGTAGCCGATGTTGCCGGCAGCACCGGTGACGGTGATGTTGACGGGAGCGTTTGCCATCGAGGACTCCTTCGAGACGTGTGTCGTCGCGGGCCGCAGGCGGCAGCCCGGCAGGACAACGCTATGACGTTCGCGCAGGTGAACACACCGATCCACCACATTTCGTGACTCTCACCACTACGTCGGCCAGTGGTGGTGGAGATCCTGCTGGTAGCCGGTGATCTCAACGAGATCCTGACCGCTCCTGACAGCACCCCGTCCTGGTCGATACGCTGGAGTCCTCCCCCAGCCCGATTCTCGCCTCCAGGACCGTGATGAGCTCACGCCGATCCCTCGTGCCGCTTCCGGCGCCGCTGCGCCGCGGCTCCACCCCTCCACCCGTGGTCTCCTCACCCGCAGGGCGCCGTGCGGGCGCCGCCTCCTTCGGCCTGACGCTGCTGGGCGCCCTGGGCTCGGGGTGGTGCCTCATCTCCACCGGGCGCGCCCT includes the following:
- a CDS encoding malate dehydrogenase; amino-acid sequence: MANAPVNITVTGAAGNIGYALLFRIASGALLGPDQRVNLRLLEIPPAVKAAEGTAMELFDSAFPTLGSVDIFDDAKAAFEGANIAFLVGSMPRKAGMERADLLSANGGIFGPQGEALNAGAADDIKVLVVGNPANTNALIAASHAPDIPASRFTAMTRLDHNRALAQLATKAGCHVTDIDKVTVWGNHSSTQYPDLTHATVKGAPVTDILADRTWVEDDFIPTVAKRGAAIIDARGASSAASAASAAIDHVHDWVLGTSGAWTSSSVMSDGSYGVPEGIISSFPCTSENGEWKIVQGLEIDDFSRGRIDASAAELVEEKNTVASMGLI